In Aquimarina spinulae, a single window of DNA contains:
- a CDS encoding Pycsar system effector family protein, protein MSSLLEKTDHFVLELFEKELPNSCIYHNYDHTKRVFKSTKEIIDNTNLSDEDKEVLLLTALLHDTGYSKSSKDHEEHSVEIAKDFLSQQNVSQEIINQVSEQIMATKMEHVPTNLMEEIIRDADASHFAKDYYGETSELLRCEFKLNAIKDLTPSDWLKANIDLFKNKHQYYTEYAISHWKPKKEENLTKMLEEQAKLKKEKKQEKEKLKKILREENPEKGIQTLFRVTLRNHMKLSDIADTKANILLSVNAIIISLALSNLIPKLDNPSNQYLIYPTLIFILFCIASIVLSVLATRPNITSGEFTRKEIEEKKVNLLFFGNFHKMPLDEYKSAMTDLMNDKEYIYDTMIKDLYFLGKVLHKKYKILRVTYTVFMIGIITSVISFIFAFNSLQ, encoded by the coding sequence ATGTCTTCTCTACTAGAAAAAACAGATCATTTCGTTTTGGAACTTTTTGAAAAAGAGCTCCCTAACTCTTGTATCTACCATAATTACGATCATACCAAAAGAGTATTTAAAAGTACAAAAGAAATTATTGATAACACTAATTTATCTGATGAAGATAAAGAAGTTTTATTGCTTACTGCATTGTTACATGACACCGGGTACTCTAAAAGTTCTAAAGATCATGAAGAACATAGCGTAGAGATAGCCAAAGATTTTTTAAGTCAACAAAATGTTTCTCAAGAGATTATAAATCAAGTTTCGGAACAGATTATGGCGACCAAAATGGAGCATGTCCCTACTAATCTTATGGAAGAAATTATACGGGATGCCGATGCTTCTCATTTTGCAAAAGACTATTATGGAGAAACAAGCGAACTGTTAAGGTGTGAATTTAAACTTAATGCCATTAAAGATTTAACTCCTTCTGATTGGCTAAAGGCTAATATTGATCTATTTAAAAACAAACATCAGTATTATACAGAGTATGCTATCTCTCATTGGAAACCAAAAAAAGAAGAAAATCTTACCAAAATGTTGGAAGAACAAGCGAAACTAAAAAAGGAAAAGAAACAAGAAAAGGAAAAATTAAAAAAAATACTAAGAGAAGAAAACCCCGAAAAAGGAATACAAACTTTATTTAGAGTTACCTTAAGGAATCATATGAAACTAAGTGATATTGCTGATACAAAAGCCAATATATTACTTTCTGTAAATGCTATTATTATATCTCTCGCGTTATCAAATCTTATACCTAAGCTAGATAACCCCTCTAATCAATATCTGATATATCCAACTTTGATATTTATCCTATTTTGTATCGCTTCTATAGTATTATCTGTATTAGCAACACGTCCTAATATAACAAGTGGGGAGTTTACTCGTAAAGAAATAGAAGAAAAGAAAGTTAACTTATTATTTTTCGGAAATTTTCATAAAATGCCATTAGATGAATATAAATCGGCAATGACAGATCTAATGAATGATAAAGAATACATCTATGATACGATGATAAAAGATCTTTACTTTTTAGGTAAAGTTTTGCATAAAAAATACAAAATCTTAAGGGTTACATATACCGTTTTTATGATAGGGATTATAACCTCTGTTATTTCATTTATTTTTGCCTTTAACTCACTACAATAG
- a CDS encoding metallophosphoesterase: MNKYNKILIICVALLLSSCATYAPQYKVENFTQTLPSATIEKTFYLVGDAGNAKMKESTEGLSILKKVLDTAKTKDDYLIFLGDNIYQKGMPKKESPERALGEHRIDAQIEATKGFDGDVIFIPGNHDWYANGVEGLRRQERYITKKMDNKKAFLPAKGCPVESVEISDKVHLLILDTQWYLANWDKNPTINDNCEIKTREKFFLEVEGELKKHSKKTILIAMHHPMFTNGIHGGKYSFDKHIFPSKKKIPLPVLGSLAAQIRSQGGISTQDLSNVRYNKLMRRLSTMTRDLDKAVFVSGHEHSLQYIDSDGLKQIVSGSGSKVSSVSLGKDGLFAYPGQGFAILDVYKDGSSNVRFFGNDNGNPKLVYQTIVHQKEKEYDFSNVKNSFEPEVSASIYTKDEVKKSKLYQSMWGDHYRYVYGTDIKVPVATLDTLMGGFTIDRQGGGQVTRSLRLIDKDGKRYSLRAMRKSVTQFLQKGVFKYTYLEGGFDDTFTEDLLSDFYTSSYPYAFLTVGTLADAIGVYHANPKLYYIPKHPALGKYNESFGDEIYFLEERPGKEYKDEVTFGNPDDIESTDDLLSRLRKDEKYQMDEEHYIRTRLFDMILGDWDRHSDQWRWARFDTKNGKEYRPIPRDRDQVFSNYDGILMDVVKFVVPLVRKFQVYDGKLKKVRWINQSGLPLDRTLTQNSGKEIWIEQAKYIKENLSDTDIEKAFTNLPDNLQDEVVEKIKRNLKLRRDNIEDIANRYYTYLSKHVIIKGTDKDDLFEILREEGKTTIKISRIKGDEKQKPYSSRSFTAKETKEIWIYGLDDDDRFVVKGKGKNLIKIRIVGGQNNDTYAIENGRKVKIYDHKSKPNTIEKKGGAKFILSNIYDYNLYDYNKYVGKTNTVTPFIGFNPDDGLNINVTDVYTINGFKNNPYHSKHRVRAAYYFQTEGYDLSYSGEFVKALGNWNFLIDAVYTSENFAQNFFGFGNNTINPDEELDMDYNRVKMGIWSFGLGVSKRDNYGNEFSIKAAFEGIEVQDTQDRFVTSGLDFVTADPVFFERKYFTNLDVMYKFESYDNDINPTRGMLFKLQTGVRTNVEDSNRTYGYIYPRLGFYNSITRDRRLVLKTDVIAEINLGDGFEFYQGANLGGTKGLRGYREERFTGESALAFTGDLRYSFNKFKTGLLPLQLGVFGGYDIGRVWLDGEDSDQWHDSVGGGIWLNAMDAIGGQLGVFSSDDGLRFTFGFGMSL, encoded by the coding sequence ATGAATAAATATAATAAGATTCTAATTATTTGTGTTGCTTTATTACTCAGTTCATGTGCAACATACGCTCCTCAATATAAAGTCGAAAATTTTACTCAAACATTACCTAGTGCTACTATAGAAAAGACGTTTTATCTGGTGGGAGATGCTGGAAATGCCAAAATGAAAGAGAGTACAGAAGGACTTTCGATTCTTAAAAAAGTATTGGATACTGCAAAAACAAAAGACGATTATCTTATTTTTTTAGGGGATAATATTTATCAAAAAGGAATGCCCAAAAAAGAATCTCCCGAAAGAGCTCTGGGAGAACATAGGATAGATGCTCAAATTGAAGCAACTAAGGGTTTTGATGGAGATGTTATTTTTATTCCGGGAAATCATGATTGGTATGCTAATGGGGTAGAAGGTTTACGTCGGCAAGAGCGGTATATAACCAAAAAAATGGACAATAAAAAAGCTTTTTTGCCTGCAAAAGGGTGTCCTGTCGAAAGCGTAGAAATTAGTGATAAAGTGCATTTGTTGATTTTAGATACGCAGTGGTATTTGGCGAATTGGGATAAGAATCCAACGATAAATGACAATTGTGAAATTAAGACTCGTGAAAAATTCTTTCTTGAGGTAGAGGGTGAATTAAAAAAACATAGTAAGAAAACTATCCTTATAGCAATGCATCACCCCATGTTTACGAATGGTATACATGGAGGGAAATATAGCTTTGATAAACATATTTTTCCTTCAAAAAAGAAAATACCTCTTCCGGTTTTGGGTTCATTAGCCGCTCAGATACGATCTCAGGGAGGAATTTCTACGCAAGATTTATCTAATGTTCGTTATAATAAATTAATGAGAAGACTATCTACAATGACAAGGGATTTGGATAAGGCAGTTTTTGTTTCGGGCCATGAACACTCCTTGCAGTATATCGATAGTGATGGGTTAAAACAAATTGTATCAGGTTCTGGATCCAAGGTTTCATCGGTTTCTTTAGGGAAAGACGGATTGTTTGCATACCCGGGACAGGGCTTTGCAATATTAGATGTATATAAAGATGGTTCTTCTAATGTTCGCTTTTTCGGAAATGATAACGGAAACCCAAAATTGGTATATCAAACTATAGTTCATCAAAAAGAAAAAGAATATGATTTTAGTAATGTTAAGAATTCTTTTGAACCAGAAGTTTCGGCTTCAATTTATACTAAAGATGAAGTAAAAAAATCAAAATTGTATCAATCGATGTGGGGTGATCACTATCGGTATGTGTACGGAACCGATATAAAAGTTCCTGTGGCTACTTTAGATACCTTAATGGGAGGTTTTACTATTGATAGACAAGGAGGAGGACAGGTGACAAGATCGCTACGTCTTATCGATAAAGATGGAAAGCGCTATAGCCTTAGAGCAATGCGTAAAAGTGTTACACAATTTTTACAGAAAGGAGTATTTAAATATACATATCTCGAAGGTGGGTTTGATGATACGTTTACAGAAGATCTCCTTTCAGATTTCTATACATCTAGCTACCCTTATGCGTTTTTAACTGTTGGTACATTGGCTGATGCTATAGGAGTATATCATGCAAATCCTAAGTTGTATTATATTCCAAAACATCCTGCATTGGGTAAATACAATGAAAGTTTTGGTGATGAAATATATTTTTTAGAAGAACGACCAGGAAAAGAATATAAAGACGAGGTTACTTTTGGAAACCCTGACGATATCGAAAGTACAGATGATTTGTTAAGTAGACTAAGGAAAGACGAAAAATATCAAATGGACGAAGAGCACTATATAAGAACCAGGCTCTTTGATATGATCTTAGGAGATTGGGATCGCCATTCTGATCAATGGAGATGGGCTCGATTTGATACCAAAAACGGTAAAGAGTACAGGCCTATCCCTAGAGATAGAGATCAGGTTTTTTCTAATTATGATGGAATACTTATGGATGTTGTAAAATTCGTGGTTCCATTAGTTCGTAAGTTTCAGGTATATGATGGAAAACTTAAAAAAGTGAGATGGATTAATCAATCAGGATTGCCATTAGATAGAACATTAACTCAGAATTCGGGAAAAGAAATATGGATAGAACAAGCAAAATATATTAAAGAAAACCTTTCTGACACCGATATTGAAAAAGCATTTACTAATCTCCCGGATAACCTTCAAGATGAGGTAGTAGAAAAAATAAAAAGAAATCTTAAACTTAGAAGAGATAATATTGAAGATATCGCTAATCGTTACTATACATATCTTTCAAAACATGTCATTATTAAAGGAACAGATAAAGATGATCTTTTTGAAATACTTAGAGAAGAAGGAAAAACAACGATAAAGATTTCGAGAATAAAAGGAGATGAAAAACAAAAACCATATAGTAGTAGAAGTTTTACTGCTAAAGAAACTAAAGAAATTTGGATTTATGGGTTGGATGATGACGATCGATTTGTTGTAAAGGGAAAAGGAAAAAACTTGATAAAAATTCGAATTGTAGGTGGTCAAAATAATGATACATATGCAATAGAGAATGGAAGAAAAGTAAAAATCTATGATCATAAATCAAAACCTAATACTATAGAGAAAAAAGGTGGCGCAAAATTTATATTAAGTAACATTTATGACTATAATCTTTATGATTATAATAAATATGTAGGTAAAACCAATACTGTAACTCCTTTTATTGGTTTTAATCCGGATGATGGACTCAACATTAATGTAACAGATGTATATACAATAAATGGATTTAAAAATAACCCATACCACAGTAAACATAGAGTAAGAGCTGCATATTATTTTCAGACAGAAGGTTATGATTTATCATACTCAGGAGAATTTGTAAAAGCATTAGGTAACTGGAATTTTCTTATTGATGCAGTATATACAAGTGAGAATTTTGCACAAAACTTTTTTGGATTCGGAAACAATACTATTAATCCAGATGAGGAACTAGATATGGATTATAATAGAGTTAAGATGGGAATTTGGTCATTTGGATTAGGAGTTTCTAAAAGAGATAATTATGGTAACGAATTTTCGATTAAAGCAGCATTTGAAGGGATAGAGGTTCAAGATACACAAGATAGGTTTGTTACTTCTGGCTTGGATTTTGTAACTGCAGACCCTGTTTTTTTTGAAAGAAAATATTTTACGAACCTAGATGTAATGTATAAGTTCGAAAGCTATGATAATGATATTAATCCTACCAGAGGAATGTTGTTTAAACTGCAAACAGGTGTTAGAACAAATGTAGAAGATTCGAATAGAACATATGGATATATTTATCCAAGATTAGGTTTTTATAATTCGATTACTCGAGATCGAAGATTAGTACTTAAGACAGATGTGATTGCAGAAATCAATCTTGGTGATGGTTTTGAGTTTTACCAAGGTGCTAATCTGGGAGGTACAAAAGGGTTGAGGGGATATAGAGAAGAACGTTTTACCGGTGAAAGTGCATTAGCATTTACTGGAGATTTAAGATATAGTTTTAATAAATTTAAAACAGGTTTATTACCGCTACAATTAGGAGTCTTTGGGGGCTATGATATTGGGAGAGTGTGGTTAGATGGTGAAGATTCTGATCAGTGGCATGATTCTGTAGGTGGAGGCATTTGGCTTAATGCCATGGATGCTATCGGGGGACAGTTAGGAGTATTCTCTAGTGATGATGGACTACGATTTACATTTGGTTTTGGGATGAGCTTATAG
- a CDS encoding tail fiber protein, translated as MKKTIFTLVLLVLYSGVKAQHNYDNQNTIYSDGGNVGIGTQSPSNAQGWHRVLDVAGSQHSKILATSVNKKYKTGIFSHNESWYGGGGFVGTESNHNLHFITNYASKMTILTNGNVGIGTQSPSNAQGWHRVLDVAGSQHSKILATSVNKKYRTGIFSHNESWYGGGGFVGTESNHNLHLITNYASKMTILTNGNVGIGTTTPDSKLTVKGNIHSREIKVTATAGGADFVFANEYQLPSLVEVEAFVKKNKHLPEIASAEEMEKNGIHLAEMNIKLLQKIEELTLYVIEQNKRISLLESKSTKK; from the coding sequence ATGAAAAAAACAATTTTTACTCTCGTATTGCTAGTGCTTTATAGTGGGGTTAAGGCTCAGCATAATTATGATAATCAAAATACTATTTATTCAGATGGTGGAAATGTAGGGATAGGAACGCAAAGCCCTTCTAATGCACAAGGATGGCACAGAGTACTAGATGTTGCCGGTTCACAACATTCTAAAATTCTGGCAACCAGCGTAAATAAAAAATATAAAACCGGAATATTCTCTCATAACGAATCCTGGTACGGAGGAGGAGGTTTTGTGGGTACAGAAAGTAACCATAATTTACATTTTATTACAAATTATGCCTCAAAGATGACTATTTTAACAAATGGTAATGTAGGGATAGGAACGCAAAGCCCTTCTAATGCACAAGGATGGCACAGAGTACTAGATGTTGCCGGTTCGCAACATTCTAAAATTCTGGCAACTAGTGTAAATAAAAAATACAGAACCGGAATATTCTCTCATAACGAATCCTGGTATGGAGGAGGAGGTTTTGTTGGTACAGAAAGCAACCATAATTTGCATCTTATTACAAATTATGCTTCAAAGATGACCATTTTAACAAATGGTAATGTAGGCATAGGAACTACAACTCCAGACTCTAAACTTACAGTAAAAGGAAATATTCACTCTCGCGAAATAAAAGTAACGGCTACAGCAGGAGGGGCTGATTTTGTATTTGCAAATGAGTATCAGTTGCCTTCTTTAGTAGAGGTAGAAGCTTTTGTAAAGAAAAACAAACATTTACCAGAAATAGCATCGGCTGAAGAGATGGAAAAGAACGGTATTCATTTAGCAGAAATGAATATTAAACTACTTCAAAAGATAGAGGAATTGACTTTGTATGTGATTGAACAAAACAAACGTATTAGTTTGTTAGAATCTAAATCTACCAAGAAGTAA